Proteins from a genomic interval of Treponema brennaborense DSM 12168:
- a CDS encoding sensor histidine kinase, with protein MKTIFGKIFSGQIAVSCAVLLIMSFIFSAAIRTSVSSWNFDKQDELKKLLLPVISKTYRLTGGLSESSLEKALLPYVTDSLYVYVFDTDRKPLLLLEQGKRKTVPEVEKSTGPLTSFLSLNPPVPIKDGTTLIGYLAADSVDFLAYKANRIFLSTMERALAVGALAAVACALVLSILTSSVFSAKTAVLSNSITGLPVTEAHIASTGIQEFDRITESVRQLQTTLKREESLRRQWMQDISHDLRTPLTAVKMQIEGLSDGVLHPDAERFAALYSELNHIERLVCNLQDLSRFESPEMEIHPAAVDPYAFTADIKERFSLLAERNGVTLQCDVRWQKHGESVFYADVLLLQRCVSNIVQNAFQHTAAGGIVTFLIEEKNAPASRRRTAAAITVTNPGRIDEADIPRVFDRLYRADRSRSSEGSGLGLSIAKAIVQLHDGSISISNEPPDAGGARPSTVRVYIELPVRSHSGSKANGTS; from the coding sequence ATGAAAACGATATTCGGGAAAATTTTTTCCGGACAGATCGCCGTTTCCTGCGCCGTGTTGCTGATCATGTCGTTTATTTTTTCCGCCGCGATACGAACGTCCGTATCGAGTTGGAATTTCGACAAACAGGATGAACTTAAAAAACTGCTGCTGCCGGTCATTTCAAAAACGTACCGCCTGACCGGAGGGCTGAGCGAATCTTCGCTGGAAAAAGCGCTGCTGCCGTACGTGACGGATTCGCTGTACGTGTACGTATTCGACACGGACCGAAAACCCCTGCTGCTGCTGGAACAGGGAAAACGGAAAACGGTGCCCGAAGTCGAAAAAAGCACCGGCCCGCTGACGTCTTTTCTATCGCTCAATCCGCCGGTACCGATTAAAGACGGAACGACGCTCATCGGATATTTAGCCGCCGACAGCGTCGATTTTCTTGCGTATAAGGCGAACCGGATTTTTCTGTCAACCATGGAACGGGCACTGGCGGTCGGCGCGCTGGCAGCCGTAGCGTGTGCCCTCGTATTGTCAATATTGACGTCGTCCGTCTTTTCCGCAAAAACGGCGGTGCTCTCCAATTCCATTACCGGACTGCCGGTAACGGAAGCCCACATCGCGTCGACCGGTATACAGGAATTCGACCGGATAACGGAATCCGTACGGCAACTGCAAACGACGCTCAAGCGTGAAGAATCGCTGAGGCGGCAGTGGATGCAGGATATATCCCACGATTTGCGAACGCCGCTTACCGCCGTTAAAATGCAGATCGAAGGACTCAGCGACGGCGTGCTGCATCCGGACGCGGAACGCTTTGCGGCATTATATTCAGAACTTAACCATATCGAACGGCTCGTCTGCAATCTGCAGGATTTAAGCCGTTTTGAATCACCCGAAATGGAAATACACCCGGCAGCCGTCGACCCGTACGCATTCACCGCCGACATCAAAGAGCGTTTTTCACTTCTGGCGGAACGCAACGGTGTTACGCTGCAGTGCGACGTCCGATGGCAGAAACACGGTGAAAGCGTCTTTTACGCGGACGTCCTGCTGCTCCAGCGCTGCGTTTCAAACATAGTGCAGAACGCGTTTCAGCACACGGCGGCCGGCGGAATAGTAACGTTTTTAATAGAAGAAAAAAACGCACCGGCTTCGCGGCGGCGCACGGCCGCAGCCATAACCGTAACGAATCCGGGCCGTATAGATGAAGCCGACATACCGCGCGTATTCGACCGGCTGTACCGGGCGGACCGTTCGCGCAGTTCGGAAGGCAGCGGACTCGGCCTCTCGATTGCGAAAGCGATCGTACAGCTGCACGACGGAAGCATTTCCATTTCAAACGAACCTCCGGATGCCGGCGGTGCACGGCCTTCAACGGTACGGGTATACATTGAACTGCCCGTACGGAGCCACTCCGGATCGAAAGCAAACGGTACGTCTTGA
- the dnaE gene encoding DNA polymerase III subunit alpha, with amino-acid sequence MAVTDFVHLHVHSDYSLLDGAAKVKTLVARAKELGMSALALTDHGNMFGALRFEQLCHKEGIKPLVGCEFYVAGSSRHEHKGTEQGNKYYHLILIAKNVEGYRNLMMLTSRSYTEGMYYKPRIDEELIREYSGGLVCLSACLAGQLPQLLLNNQNKEAEDLVRRYRDIFGAENYFIELQDHGIAQQKEVAPKLIDIARKLGVPMVVTNDIHYCLKEDYIAQDVLVCIGTKKTRDDPRRMKFEGTEFYMKTGEEMAQLFPAYPEMIENTKRVADMCDLTIPQFSTKELKDCLPVYQIPPEFKTQDDYVRHLVYKGLEKRYPEITEEIRQRAEYELGIIFQMGFSGYFLIVWDFINWAKQNDIPVGPGRGSGAGSLVAYAMTITDIDPFRFNLIFERFLNPERISMPDFDVDICYEGRQDVIEYTRRKYGDPQVGHIVTFGTLKAKAVIKDVARVLDIPLSEVNILTKLVPDGPKVHLKDAFEVNEKIPGSGQLAPYRNDPRYKELFDLCFKLEDNNRNTSLHASGIVIGKSKLPEWAPVYKDSKTGKVAVQYTMDIIEPCGLVKMDYLGLKTLTLIKYAERIIRKRPGYEQFRADEVSETDEKTFDLFCAGQTSAVFQFESPGMQKILKQAQPRRLEDIVALNALYRPGPMDYIPQYIEGKFDSSKITYPDPCLKSILEETYGVMVYQEQVMQVAQRIAGYSLGGADMLRRAMGKKKVEVMAAEKTKFIEGAVKNGFTAEHAADIFEIMIPFAGYGFNKSHAAAYSVVAYRTAYLKANFPAEFIAANLTNEITSTDKLPEYITEGRSMGLEIDPPDINRSDKVFDVVDGRIVFGLLGIKGLGEAAADAIIAERKANGPYTDFMNFLDRVNTHDVNKKAIEVLIKTGAFDKLDKNRATLTANMERAIDYAESKKSAGRFGQVSLFEDSGVQEFADFKYEEQPEIPVMEMLNMEKELIGCYVSGHPLDKYRETIKNAATVTSATMGRAQEGKQYQIIGLLKNIRTITTKKGAQMAFAQLEDLNGSFDLTFFPKTWEQIKATGRVAEETVQAFAGKVDKSRDPDAPSFLVDELLDPAALQVKTARELHVKLSSFFTKEQQLYPLRDFLFGTTGTCCVYFHMETDNKDYIVKSNAQMTVPGTDSFISELESQPLVDSVWRE; translated from the coding sequence ATGGCTGTAACAGATTTCGTACATTTACACGTTCACTCGGATTATTCGCTTCTCGACGGCGCGGCAAAAGTAAAAACGCTCGTCGCACGGGCAAAAGAACTCGGCATGAGCGCGCTCGCGCTGACCGATCACGGCAACATGTTCGGCGCGCTGCGTTTTGAACAGCTGTGCCACAAAGAAGGTATAAAACCGCTGGTCGGCTGTGAATTTTACGTCGCGGGCAGCAGCCGCCACGAGCATAAAGGAACCGAACAGGGAAACAAATATTACCATCTCATACTGATCGCCAAAAACGTCGAAGGCTACCGGAATTTGATGATGCTCACTTCCCGTTCCTACACGGAAGGTATGTATTACAAGCCCCGTATCGACGAAGAACTGATCCGCGAGTATTCGGGCGGGCTCGTCTGCCTGAGCGCGTGCCTTGCCGGACAGCTGCCGCAGCTGCTGCTGAACAACCAAAACAAAGAAGCCGAAGACCTCGTGCGCCGCTACCGGGACATCTTCGGTGCGGAAAATTATTTTATCGAACTGCAGGATCACGGCATCGCGCAGCAAAAAGAAGTTGCGCCCAAACTGATCGACATCGCGCGCAAACTCGGCGTACCGATGGTAGTGACAAACGATATTCATTATTGTCTGAAAGAAGATTATATCGCGCAAGACGTACTCGTCTGTATCGGCACAAAAAAAACGCGGGACGATCCGCGGAGGATGAAATTCGAAGGAACCGAATTTTACATGAAAACGGGCGAAGAAATGGCACAGCTGTTTCCCGCCTATCCCGAAATGATCGAAAACACGAAACGGGTCGCGGACATGTGCGATCTGACGATTCCGCAGTTCAGTACGAAAGAACTGAAAGACTGCCTGCCCGTGTATCAGATTCCGCCGGAATTCAAAACTCAGGACGATTACGTACGGCATCTGGTATATAAGGGACTTGAAAAACGCTATCCGGAAATTACGGAAGAAATCAGGCAGCGCGCCGAGTACGAACTCGGTATCATTTTTCAGATGGGATTTTCCGGTTATTTTCTGATAGTATGGGATTTTATCAACTGGGCAAAACAGAACGACATTCCCGTAGGACCCGGACGCGGTTCGGGGGCGGGTTCGCTCGTCGCGTACGCCATGACCATTACCGATATAGATCCGTTCCGCTTCAATTTGATTTTTGAGCGTTTTTTGAATCCGGAGCGCATCAGTATGCCGGACTTCGACGTCGATATCTGTTACGAAGGCCGGCAGGACGTTATCGAATACACCAGACGCAAATACGGCGATCCGCAGGTCGGACATATCGTAACGTTCGGAACGCTCAAGGCGAAGGCCGTTATCAAAGACGTTGCCCGCGTTCTGGATATTCCGCTCAGCGAAGTAAACATACTCACCAAGCTTGTTCCCGATGGACCGAAGGTACACCTCAAAGACGCGTTTGAAGTAAACGAAAAGATTCCCGGCTCGGGACAGCTCGCTCCGTACCGGAACGATCCGCGCTATAAAGAACTGTTCGATTTGTGCTTTAAACTCGAAGACAACAACCGCAACACCAGTCTGCACGCTTCGGGCATCGTAATCGGCAAATCGAAACTCCCCGAATGGGCGCCGGTCTACAAAGATAGCAAAACGGGAAAAGTCGCCGTACAGTACACGATGGATATCATCGAACCGTGCGGACTGGTCAAAATGGATTACCTCGGACTCAAAACGCTCACGCTCATAAAATACGCCGAGCGGATCATCCGAAAGCGGCCGGGATACGAGCAGTTCAGGGCGGATGAAGTTTCCGAAACCGATGAAAAAACGTTCGATCTGTTCTGCGCGGGACAAACGTCCGCAGTGTTCCAGTTTGAAAGTCCCGGTATGCAGAAAATCCTGAAGCAGGCGCAGCCGCGCCGTCTTGAAGACATCGTCGCTTTGAACGCACTGTACCGTCCCGGTCCGATGGATTATATTCCCCAATATATTGAAGGCAAATTCGACAGTTCAAAAATAACCTATCCCGATCCGTGCCTGAAAAGCATCCTTGAAGAAACGTACGGCGTTATGGTATATCAGGAACAGGTCATGCAAGTCGCACAGCGTATCGCCGGTTACTCGCTCGGCGGTGCGGATATGCTGCGCCGTGCTATGGGAAAGAAAAAAGTCGAAGTTATGGCCGCCGAAAAAACCAAGTTTATCGAAGGCGCGGTCAAAAACGGCTTTACCGCCGAACACGCGGCGGACATTTTTGAAATCATGATTCCGTTCGCCGGCTACGGTTTTAACAAAAGCCACGCCGCCGCCTATTCGGTCGTTGCGTACCGTACGGCATATCTGAAAGCGAACTTTCCGGCGGAATTCATCGCGGCCAACTTGACGAACGAAATCACCAGTACCGACAAGCTGCCCGAATATATCACCGAAGGACGTTCCATGGGCCTCGAAATCGACCCGCCGGATATAAACCGCTCGGATAAAGTGTTCGACGTCGTCGACGGGCGCATCGTGTTCGGGCTGCTCGGTATCAAAGGGCTGGGAGAAGCAGCCGCCGACGCGATTATCGCCGAACGCAAAGCGAACGGCCCGTATACCGATTTCATGAATTTTCTCGACCGCGTGAACACGCACGACGTGAACAAAAAAGCCATTGAAGTGCTCATCAAAACGGGCGCGTTCGACAAGCTCGATAAAAACCGGGCGACGCTCACCGCGAATATGGAACGGGCGATCGACTATGCCGAAAGCAAAAAAAGCGCCGGACGGTTCGGCCAGGTAAGCCTTTTTGAAGACAGCGGCGTGCAGGAATTCGCGGATTTCAAATATGAAGAGCAGCCGGAAATCCCGGTTATGGAAATGCTCAATATGGAAAAAGAACTGATCGGCTGCTACGTGTCGGGACATCCGCTCGATAAATACCGTGAAACGATCAAAAACGCGGCGACGGTAACGTCCGCCACCATGGGACGTGCACAGGAAGGAAAACAATATCAGATCATCGGCCTTTTAAAGAATATCAGAACCATTACGACCAAAAAAGGCGCTCAGATGGCGTTCGCCCAATTGGAAGATTTGAACGGTTCCTTCGATCTGACGTTCTTTCCGAAAACGTGGGAACAGATAAAAGCCACCGGCAGAGTTGCTGAAGAAACGGTGCAGGCGTTTGCAGGCAAAGTGGACAAAAGCCGCGATCCCGACGCGCCGTCCTTTTTAGTGGATGAATTACTGGATCCCGCCGCGCTTCAAGTAAAAACCGCACGCGAGCTGCACGTCAAATTGAGCTCGTTTTTTACGAAAGAACAGCAATTATACCCGCTGCGTGATTTTTTATTTGGCACTACCGGTACTTGTTGTGTATATTTTCATATGGAGACTGATAACAAAGACTACATAGTCAAATCGAACGCGCAGATGACCGTTCCCGGAACCGACTCGTTCATCAGTGAACTGGAAAGCCAGCCGCTGGTCGATTCCGTATGGCGGGAATAG
- a CDS encoding MetQ/NlpA family ABC transporter substrate-binding protein — protein sequence MKKIISTVFALTAAAVLFAGGGKDKNAQVLKVGATPEPHAEMLKLVTDDLAEKGITLKIIEFTDYVTPNEALESGQIDANFFQHLPYMDSFNKEKGYHLVNAGGIHIEPMALYSKKVTSLDALNGATVAIPNDPTNEGRALLLLQSAGLIELNGAAGITATPLDVVSNPRNLKFREIEAASLPRVLSDVDAAVINGNYAIPAGLVAKTDGLFIEGADSPYVNIITVKDGNQNDPRIVALVKAMQSKEISDFIASRYPNGEVVQAFMSGN from the coding sequence ATGAAAAAAATCATTTCAACAGTGTTTGCTTTGACGGCTGCCGCGGTTTTGTTTGCCGGCGGCGGAAAAGACAAGAACGCGCAAGTTCTGAAAGTAGGAGCCACGCCGGAACCTCACGCGGAAATGCTGAAACTGGTTACCGACGATTTGGCGGAGAAAGGTATTACGCTCAAAATCATCGAGTTTACCGATTACGTAACGCCGAACGAAGCGCTGGAAAGCGGTCAGATCGATGCGAACTTTTTCCAGCATCTGCCGTATATGGATTCTTTCAACAAGGAAAAGGGTTACCATTTAGTCAACGCAGGCGGTATTCATATAGAACCGATGGCGCTGTATTCAAAAAAGGTAACGTCGCTTGACGCGCTGAACGGCGCGACCGTTGCGATTCCGAATGATCCGACGAACGAAGGCCGCGCGCTGCTGCTGCTGCAGTCAGCCGGACTGATCGAATTGAACGGTGCGGCGGGAATTACCGCAACTCCGCTCGATGTAGTTTCAAATCCGCGCAATTTGAAATTCCGCGAAATTGAAGCGGCTTCTCTGCCCCGCGTACTTTCGGACGTCGACGCGGCAGTCATTAACGGCAACTACGCGATTCCCGCCGGACTGGTTGCAAAAACGGACGGGCTGTTCATAGAAGGCGCCGATTCTCCGTACGTAAACATTATCACCGTGAAAGACGGCAATCAGAACGATCCGCGTATCGTCGCTTTGGTAAAAGCGATGCAGAGCAAAGAGATCTCTGATTTTATCGCTTCACGCTATCCGAACGGTGAAGTCGTTCAGGCGTTCATGAGCGGAAACTGA
- a CDS encoding methionine ABC transporter ATP-binding protein has protein sequence MQITLDNLVRTYTASSAASKDVHAVRNISLSIPSNSIFGIIGKSGAGKSTLVRLISLLEKPDSGAVYFDDKRVDMLSGTELIARRRRIGMIFQNFNLFSSRTAAKNIAYPLEICGTGAAEISARVAELLELVGLADRGNSPVSQLSGGQKQRVAIARALANRPDILFCDEATSALDPQTTRSILELIRRIQRKMNLTVVMITHQMEVVRDACDFVAVLDNGTLVEQGTVEHIFSRPQTAVTKDFLANLALPVETAEPRAETDGIAVPEDSLVRWSKEGGKYTLRFIGNLTGEPVLSRLSRNFNIEFNIRAGGVQRLPAENIGTLITDITGSAGEVERALDYLRSEGVIVEEA, from the coding sequence GTGCAGATCACGCTCGATAACCTTGTAAGGACTTATACTGCTTCTTCCGCTGCGTCGAAGGACGTGCACGCGGTCAGAAATATCAGTCTTTCGATTCCGTCCAACAGTATTTTCGGCATTATCGGAAAAAGCGGTGCGGGAAAATCGACGCTGGTCAGGCTTATCAGTCTGCTTGAAAAACCCGATTCCGGTGCAGTTTACTTTGACGACAAGCGGGTCGATATGCTTTCCGGAACCGAGTTGATAGCGCGCCGCCGCCGCATCGGTATGATTTTTCAGAATTTCAACTTGTTCAGTTCCCGAACGGCGGCAAAAAACATTGCGTATCCGCTTGAAATCTGCGGAACGGGAGCCGCGGAGATTTCGGCGCGCGTGGCGGAATTGCTTGAGCTGGTAGGTCTTGCCGACCGCGGAAATTCGCCGGTCAGTCAGCTTTCGGGCGGACAGAAACAGCGTGTGGCGATTGCCCGCGCGCTGGCGAACCGTCCCGATATATTGTTCTGCGACGAAGCGACGAGCGCGCTTGATCCGCAGACGACGCGGTCGATCCTCGAACTCATTCGCCGGATCCAGCGCAAAATGAATTTAACGGTCGTCATGATCACCCATCAGATGGAAGTCGTCCGCGACGCCTGCGATTTCGTCGCCGTACTCGATAACGGAACGCTGGTAGAGCAGGGAACGGTCGAGCATATCTTTTCACGGCCGCAGACCGCCGTTACCAAGGATTTTCTGGCCAATTTGGCGCTGCCGGTTGAAACTGCGGAGCCGAGGGCGGAAACGGACGGAATCGCCGTTCCCGAAGACAGTCTCGTCCGCTGGTCCAAGGAAGGCGGCAAATATACGCTGCGTTTTATCGGTAATTTGACCGGCGAACCCGTATTGAGCAGACTTTCGCGTAATTTCAACATCGAATTCAATATCCGCGCGGGCGGCGTGCAGCGCCTGCCTGCGGAAAACATCGGTACGCTGATCACGGACATTACGGGTTCGGCGGGCGAGGTGGAGCGGGCGCTTGATTATCTGCGTTCGGAAGGCGTTATCGTCGAAGAAGCGTAA
- a CDS encoding YggT family protein, with translation MALILNILTGIVSVYTMLCFIRILLTWVPSLTYSKFVQFLARICDPYLDVFKRFRFLRIGMIDFSPVAAIGVLVAASSLFSSIVLQNSISLGGILAALLNVVWVVLSSVLGFLILLLVIRLIVLLVSKNASSSIWQMLDSTLNPVIYRIAGMFSTKNSQFLSQKKAIGISLAVLVVCQLVLGSLMRIIISLCLHLPF, from the coding sequence ATGGCGCTGATTTTGAACATACTGACCGGTATTGTTTCGGTATACACGATGCTGTGTTTTATCAGAATATTGCTTACCTGGGTGCCGTCCCTGACGTACAGTAAATTCGTGCAGTTTCTCGCACGGATCTGCGATCCGTATCTCGACGTATTCAAGCGGTTCAGATTTCTCCGTATCGGCATGATAGATTTCAGTCCGGTTGCGGCGATCGGCGTACTGGTCGCAGCCTCGTCGCTGTTCAGTTCCATCGTACTGCAGAACAGTATTTCACTCGGCGGCATACTCGCCGCGCTGCTGAACGTCGTGTGGGTCGTGCTGTCGTCGGTGCTCGGATTCCTGATTCTGCTGCTCGTCATCAGGCTGATCGTCCTGCTCGTCAGCAAAAACGCGTCGTCCTCAATATGGCAAATGCTCGACAGCACGCTGAATCCCGTCATATACCGGATTGCAGGCATGTTCAGTACCAAAAACAGTCAATTTCTGTCTCAAAAAAAAGCGATCGGCATCAGTTTGGCGGTTCTGGTCGTCTGCCAGCTCGTATTGGGCAGTCTGATGCGGATAATCATATCGCTCTGCCTGCATCTGCCGTTCTGA
- a CDS encoding response regulator transcription factor gives MSCIMLVEDNTLIREAVAGYLQLDGHKTVEFDTGAGVLDAVRREIADLIILDVMLPDGNGFALAKSIRAVSAVPIIFLTAKDSESDRILGFELGADDYICKPFSAKELVLRVQALLRRSGGSAETVPGASGEWQQGESRATLDTAKHTLAIDGIDVNLTGAEWKILVYLAENSGQVVSREQILSECFNYFFEGSERTVDTHIANLRAKLGVGWIVTVRGFGYKFGGSLRSESA, from the coding sequence ATGTCCTGCATCATGCTTGTTGAAGACAACACGCTCATACGCGAGGCCGTCGCCGGTTACCTGCAGCTTGACGGACACAAAACGGTAGAATTCGATACCGGAGCGGGTGTACTGGACGCAGTACGGCGGGAAATAGCCGATCTGATCATTTTGGACGTCATGCTTCCCGACGGAAACGGATTTGCCCTTGCAAAATCGATACGCGCAGTCTCGGCAGTACCGATCATTTTTTTAACGGCAAAAGACAGCGAATCGGACCGAATTTTGGGCTTTGAACTGGGTGCGGACGATTACATCTGCAAACCGTTTTCCGCCAAAGAACTGGTACTCCGCGTACAGGCGCTGCTCAGACGCAGCGGCGGCAGTGCCGAAACGGTTCCCGGAGCTTCGGGCGAATGGCAGCAAGGCGAAAGCCGCGCAACGCTTGACACGGCGAAACACACGCTGGCTATAGACGGAATCGACGTAAATCTGACCGGCGCGGAATGGAAAATCCTCGTCTATCTCGCAGAAAACAGCGGCCAAGTCGTTTCCCGCGAACAGATATTGTCCGAATGCTTCAATTATTTTTTTGAAGGATCCGAACGCACCGTCGATACGCACATCGCCAACTTACGGGCAAAACTCGGCGTGGGCTGGATAGTTACCGTCAGGGGCTTCGGCTACAAATTCGGCGGCAGTCTCCGATCGGAGTCCGCATGA
- a CDS encoding methionine ABC transporter permease → MDFNTLCSLVGVATVQTLVMVITSTFFSLLLGLPLGILLCATDPVSGIAPKAVLNQILTRIVNALRSFPFIILMILLFPLSRIIVGTSIGTSATIVPLSIAAAPFVARIIETALKEVDPGVIQAARAMGSTDVQIIVKVLLPEAMPSLVSGVTLTVINLIGYSAMAGAIGGGGLGDLAIRYGYQRFRPEVMVAAVIVILLLVELIQFVGTRISAALLAKR, encoded by the coding sequence ATGGATTTCAATACATTATGTTCGCTTGTCGGCGTGGCGACGGTTCAGACGCTGGTGATGGTTATTACCTCTACTTTTTTCTCGTTATTGCTGGGCCTTCCGCTCGGTATTCTGCTGTGTGCGACCGATCCCGTTTCGGGAATCGCGCCGAAGGCCGTTTTGAACCAGATACTGACGCGCATCGTGAACGCGCTGCGCTCTTTTCCGTTTATCATTCTGATGATTTTGCTGTTTCCGCTTTCCCGCATTATCGTCGGTACCAGTATCGGAACTTCGGCAACGATCGTACCGCTTTCAATCGCCGCCGCTCCGTTCGTTGCCCGCATCATCGAAACGGCGCTGAAAGAAGTTGACCCCGGCGTCATTCAGGCGGCCCGCGCCATGGGCTCTACCGACGTGCAGATTATCGTAAAAGTACTGCTGCCGGAAGCGATGCCGTCTCTCGTTTCGGGCGTAACGCTGACCGTTATCAATCTGATCGGCTACTCGGCAATGGCGGGCGCGATCGGCGGCGGCGGCTTGGGAGATTTGGCGATCCGCTACGGATATCAGCGCTTCCGTCCGGAGGTAATGGTTGCCGCGGTAATCGTAATATTGCTGCTGGTCGAACTTATCCAGTTCGTGGGAACCCGGATAAGCGCGGCGCTGCTGGCTAAACGGTAG